The Sesamum indicum cultivar Zhongzhi No. 13 linkage group LG2, S_indicum_v1.0, whole genome shotgun sequence genome contains a region encoding:
- the LOC105155806 gene encoding uncharacterized protein LOC105155806: MGKGEDEHPLPSTSFEAQGTTLSAGSRKGCCLGCSRLRELFTFRCVFILVLGVAVLLSAVFWLPFFHFGDHKDLDLDYGDTSKKMEVEEGWHKQEQRDVGHDIVASFMLRNPASFLEDNVLQLENDIFDEMSFSSTKVEIISLDITKVVFAVESDLTTQSLIKSSFVSIITHQSFLHLTTSLFGDPFSFEVLKFRGGITATPEQKAFLMQSVQILFNFTLNFSIDQTLNNFDELRSQLKTGLHLAPYENLYIRLTNLKGSTVAPPTTVQSQVVLAVGINPSKSRLKQLAQTITGSHHTKNLGLNNTVFGRVKQVRLSSILQHSLGGDGSGPSPSPSPSPLPQSHNHHHHHHRDTHLAPSVSPSPSMGSYGSVIGRGSPISSPVPAPAPSRNKASPPPACHFGNNNRSPWKHNKHSHMAPAAPPYAPDAAPTQPKQTSFLPPQLSPVPAASPPKVAYAHSQPPSNGESRARPLDSMPIVSPSPSPSSAGIFSSNMWTLLLHTVIFVLL; encoded by the exons ATGGGGAAGGGGGAGGATGAGCATCCTTTGCCGAGTACATCTTTTGAGGCCCAGGGTACAACCCTGAGTGCGGGGAGCAGGAAAGGGTGCTGTTTGGGTTGCAGTAGGCTTCGGGAGTTGTTTACTTTCAGAtgtgttttcattttggtGCTTGGTGTTGCAGTGCTTCTGTCGGCTGTTTTTTGGCTGCCGTTTTTTCACTTTGGAGATCACAAAGATCTGGATCTGGACTATGGAG ACACTAGTAAGAAAATGGAAGTCGAGGAAGGCTGGCATAAGCAGGAGCAAAGAGATGTAG GTCATGATATAGTGGCAAGTTTCATGCTGCGAAACCCAGCTTCTTTTCTTGAAGACAATGTCTTGCAACTTGAGAACGATATTTTTGATGAGATGAGCTTCTCCTCTACTAAA GTAGAAATAATATCTCTAGACATAACGAAGGTTGTGTTTGCAGTTGAATCTGATCTGACCACGCAGAGTTTAATCAAATCGTCTTTTGTCTCTATAATCACACATCAATCATTTCTTCATTTGACGACGTCTTTGTTCGGGGATCCTTTTTCCTTTGAGGTGCTCAAATTCCGAGGAGGGATTACCGCTACTCCTGAACAGAAGGCATTCCTTATGCAGAGTGTTCAGATCCTTTTCAACTTCACTTTGAACTTCTCCATTGATCAAACACTAAACAATTTCGACGAACTTAGGAGCCAACTGAAAACCGGCTTACATCTGGCTCCATATGAG AACTTGTATATAAGGCTGACTAATCTAAAGGGTTCAACAGTGGCTCCACCTACAACAGTTCAGTCACAAGTTGTTTTGGCAGTGGGCATTAATCCGTCGAAATCCAGGTTAAAGCAGTTGGCTCAAACTATAACTGGTTCTCATCATACTAAGAATCTTGGTCTGAATAACACTGTATTTGGACGGGTTAAACAAGTCCGTCTTTCATCCATATTGCAACACTCCCTTGGCGGTGATGGGAGTGGGCCATCTCCATCACCTTCTCCATCTCCTCTGCCACAATCCcacaaccaccaccaccaccaccaccgtgACACCCATCTTGCTCCTAGTGTTTCACCTTCACCATCAATGGGGAGTTATGGATCTGTAATCGGGAGAGGATCACCGATATCTAGTCCTGTCCCTGCACCAGCACCGTCAAGGAATAAAGCCTCACCACCTCCGGCTTGTCATTTTGGTAACAATAATAGGTCTCCGTGGAAGCACAATAAACATTCTCATATGGCACCGGCAGCACCACCATATGCACCTGATGCTGCTCCAACACAACCGAAGCAAACAAGTTTCCTGCCACCCCAATTGTCACCAGTTCCTGCTGCAAGCCCGCCAAAGGTAGCTTATGCTCATAGTCAACCCCCGTCCAACGGTGAATCTCGTGCGAGGCCACTGGATTCAATGCCAATAGTTTCACCATCGCCATCTCCAT CCTCTGCAGGTATATTCTCCTCCAATATGTGGACACTTCTGCTTCACACAGTTATCTTCGTGCTCTTGTAG
- the LOC105155807 gene encoding phosphatidylinositol 4-kinase gamma 8 has translation MAVAVDQGYGFKTFSRPPRCKLPSFTQLDFNMLDGSQSKNAQSLEHAFEFTNMHRSSSSPCLSHSSKVKDDYDTNSRIEILVGHAAPRVRALVVEVAIAMASGVNPEPTSNGLGGAYFLRAQNGDAIAVAKPIDEEPLAFNNPKGLAGRMLGQPGMKCSIRIGETGLRESAAYFLDHDNFAGVPPTALVRFSHVKFNLNSLGADSNPVYKIASLQRFVNHDSDAGDLGPSSFSVTSVHHIGILDIRLMNLDRHAGNILVRQGHENYAGGTAELVPIDHGFCLPESLDDPYFEWLHWPQASIPFSEPEVDYISRLDPYKDAELLRTELPAIGESSVRVLVLCTIFLKQATAHGLCLADIGEMMTREFQGGEEYWSTLENLCLNAKDSLKIGLSDDNDSDNQLEEVDEEVFQFDAEYEDGLNESTDTNDSLQNSPTNGKPSNIPRFSSTRKLHDLTFPVNKNEEYLVDDHALNTFLDNCADGGNNGDDGAKASALMRSLSFSIQKYNHDGQCISFGEMDDEEWQLFLERFLKLLPKAFEERKAMGLSKQRLGCSCDF, from the coding sequence ATGGCTGTAGCCGTTGATCAAGGTTATGGATTCAAGACATTTTCCCGACCCCCAAGATGCAAACTCCCGTCTTTCACTCAACTTGATTTCAATATGCTCGATGGCAGTCAATCCAAGAATGCACAATCTCTGGAACATGCTTTTGAGTTCACCAACATGCATAGGAGCTCCTCCTCTCCATGCCTATCTCATTCTTCTAAAGTAAAAGATGATTATGATACCAATTCAAGGATTGAAATCCTTGTTGGCCATGCAGCACCAAGAGTACGTGCTCTAGTTGTTGAAGTTGCCATAGCTATGGCCTCTGGTGTCAATCCTGAGCCAACGTCAAATGGGCTTGGTGGTGCCTACTTTTTGCGTGCTCAAAATGGTGATGCTATAGCTGTTGCAAAGCCTATAGATGAGGAACCTCTAGCCTTCAACAATCCAAAAGGTTTAGCAGGACGGATGTTAGGCCAACCTGGCATGAAATGCTCCATCAGGATCGGTGAAACTGGTTTGCGTGAATCGGCTGCTTATTTCCTTGACCATGACAACTTTGCCGGTGTCCCTCCTACAGCATTAGTTAGATTCTCCCAtgtcaaattcaatttaaatagtcTAGGAGCAGATTCGAACCCAGTTTATAAGATTGCATCGCTTCAACGTTTTGTGAATCATGACTCTGATGCAGGAGATTTGGGGCCTTCAAGCTTCTCAGTCACTTCTGTACACCATATAGGTATACTAGATATAAGACTGATGAATCTTGACAGGCATGCGGGGAACATTCTCGTGAGGCAAGGACATGAAAATTATGCCGGGGGAACGGCTGAGCTAGTTCCCATAGATCATGGATTTTGCTTACCTGAGTCACTTGATGATCCATATTTTGAGTGGCTGCACTGGCCGCAGGCCTCGATACCTTTTTCGGAGCCTGAAGTTGATTACATATCCAGACTTGATCCTTATAAAGATGCTGAGCTGCTAAGAACTGAGCTTCCGGCAATCGGGGAGTCTTCCGTTCGGGTTCTAGTGCTTTGCACAATCTTCTTGAAACAAGCAACAGCCCATGGGTTGTGTCTTGCTGATATAGGTGAGATGATGACTAGGGAATTTCAGGGAGGAGAAGAATATTGGAGTACATTAGAGAACCTATGCCTAAATGCTAAGGATAGCTTGAAGATCGGACTAAGTGATGATAATGACAGTGATAATCAGCTTGAAGAAGTTGATGAGGAGGTGTTCCAATTTGATGCTGAATATGAGGATGGCCTTAATGAATCAACAGATACCAATGATAGTTTGCAGAACTCCCCCACAAATGGTAAGCCATCAAATATTCCAAGATTTTCATCGACGAGGAAGTTACATGATTTGACATTCCCTGTTAATAAGAATGAAGAATATCTAGTTGATGATCATGCTCTGAACACATTCTTGGACAATTGCGCCGATGGAGGCAATAATGGGGATGATGGTGCCAAGGCCAGTGCCTTGATGAGGAGTCTCAGTTTCTCCATACAAAAGTATAATCATGACGGTCAATGCATTTCGTTTGGGGAAATGGATGATGAGGAGTGGCAGTTGTTCTTGGAAAGGTTTCTAAAACTTCTGCCGAAGGCCTTTGAGGAAAGAAAAGCCATGGGCTTGTCGAAGCAAAGGTTGGGATGTTCTTGTGATTTTTGA